A single genomic interval of Nitrosomonadales bacterium harbors:
- a CDS encoding SPOR domain-containing protein produces MRTIFWILLLANVFFFAAMQQGWFKFSDEREVQTLPALHEEKIRLLEMPKSAAVAAVTIVTPVIVPETAATSAAAASPKVESKEGMCVEWGDFSGADLTRATTVLAGLKLGDKLGQRQIERNIGYWVYMGPLQDKAAVDQKILQLKARKVDEYFVVQEEGQWLNTISLGVFKTEEAARKFLEELSGKDVRTAKIGERASKLKSTVFVLNNPDAVTIARLAAIKKDFSGSELKNVPCASILP; encoded by the coding sequence ATGAGAACGATATTCTGGATTTTGCTGTTGGCGAACGTGTTCTTTTTTGCAGCCATGCAACAGGGATGGTTCAAATTTTCCGACGAGAGGGAAGTGCAGACCCTGCCCGCATTGCACGAGGAAAAAATACGCTTGCTGGAGATGCCGAAGAGCGCCGCCGTTGCGGCGGTAACCATTGTCACGCCCGTCATTGTGCCGGAGACGGCGGCCACTTCTGCCGCAGCGGCATCACCCAAGGTCGAGTCAAAAGAAGGGATGTGCGTGGAGTGGGGCGATTTTTCCGGGGCCGACCTGACGCGCGCCACAACGGTTCTGGCCGGCCTGAAGCTGGGCGATAAATTGGGTCAGCGCCAGATCGAGCGCAACATCGGATATTGGGTATATATGGGGCCGCTACAGGACAAGGCTGCAGTGGATCAGAAGATTTTGCAACTCAAGGCGCGAAAAGTTGACGAGTATTTCGTGGTGCAGGAAGAGGGGCAATGGCTGAACACGATTTCGCTTGGCGTGTTCAAGACCGAGGAGGCGGCACGAAAATTTCTCGAGGAGTTGAGTGGCAAGGATGTGCGTACCGCCAAGATCGGCGAGCGTGCCAGCAAACTCAAGTCCACCGTGTTCGTATTGAACAATCCAGACGCGGTAACCATCGCCAGATTGGCTGCAATCAAGAAGGATTTCTCCGGAAGCGAGTTGAAGAACGTTCCGTGCGCGAGTATCCTGCCGTAA
- the lnt gene encoding apolipoprotein N-acyltransferase, with product MFKTYQSLIAACAAGALCVTGFAPFGIFPLPVLALAVLFVLLRAATPTEAARLGFAFGLGLFVAGIGWIYVALHDYGDMPMLLALPATLLFAAFLALFPSLACYAQARFPLLNGTWFRSPEESRRARPDATYGIPAPAALVLLMPAAWVSVEWLRGMIFTGFPWLTLGYAHSDSPLAGYAPLLGVYGVSLVAAVSAGLLAMLWLERWNRLGRAALLALAVLWGTGALLRAVPWTQPAGGPVSVALVQGNIAQDLKFNEEALVGTLETYRRLALQSDARLTVLPETALPLLRHEMPGALLEQLRKHARQNGGDMLIGAFERDNGIYYNSVFTLGMADEQHYRKQHLVPFGEFIPLRPLIGWFINGVLDIPMGDLGRGGMRQPPLEVAGQRVAANICYEDAFGEEIIRALPQATLLVNVTNDAWYGHSHAAEQHNQIAQMRALESGRMLLRATNTGVTSIIGADGRVLQQLPQHREGVLLGAAQGYQGMTPYVRWGNVAVMLLIALMLAYAWVRRKAFPLPLAGEGNTAPPPSRGEG from the coding sequence ATGTTCAAGACATATCAATCCCTGATCGCAGCCTGTGCCGCAGGAGCGCTTTGCGTGACCGGCTTCGCGCCGTTCGGCATTTTCCCGCTCCCGGTGCTCGCGCTTGCCGTGCTGTTCGTGCTGCTGCGCGCAGCCACTCCAACCGAGGCGGCGCGCCTGGGGTTTGCCTTCGGACTGGGGTTGTTCGTTGCCGGAATCGGCTGGATCTATGTCGCGCTGCACGATTACGGCGACATGCCGATGCTGCTGGCGCTGCCAGCCACCTTGCTGTTCGCGGCTTTCCTCGCGCTGTTCCCCTCGCTGGCCTGTTATGCGCAGGCGCGCTTTCCCTTGTTGAACGGCACATGGTTCAGGAGCCCGGAAGAATCGAGGCGCGCCAGACCGGATGCAACGTACGGCATTCCTGCGCCTGCGGCGCTCGTCCTGCTGATGCCGGCGGCCTGGGTGTCCGTGGAATGGCTGCGCGGCATGATCTTTACCGGATTCCCGTGGCTGACCCTGGGCTATGCTCATTCGGACAGCCCGCTGGCGGGATACGCGCCGCTGCTGGGTGTGTATGGCGTGTCGCTGGTAGCAGCGGTGAGCGCCGGGTTGCTTGCGATGCTATGGCTGGAACGCTGGAACAGGCTTGGGCGTGCCGCGCTGCTGGCATTGGCAGTATTGTGGGGAACCGGGGCGCTGTTGCGTGCCGTACCGTGGACGCAGCCTGCGGGCGGACCGGTCAGCGTCGCGCTGGTGCAGGGCAACATCGCGCAGGATCTCAAGTTCAACGAAGAAGCGCTGGTCGGCACGCTGGAAACCTATCGCCGTCTGGCGCTGCAAAGCGACGCGCGCCTCACCGTGCTGCCCGAGACCGCGCTGCCGCTGCTGCGCCACGAGATGCCCGGCGCCCTGCTCGAACAGTTGCGCAAGCACGCCCGGCAGAACGGCGGAGACATGCTGATCGGCGCCTTCGAGCGCGACAACGGCATCTATTACAACAGCGTGTTCACGCTGGGCATGGCGGATGAACAGCACTACCGCAAGCAGCATCTGGTACCGTTCGGCGAATTCATCCCGCTGCGCCCGCTCATCGGCTGGTTCATCAACGGCGTGCTCGACATCCCGATGGGCGATCTGGGTCGCGGCGGCATGCGTCAACCGCCGCTGGAAGTGGCCGGACAGCGTGTTGCGGCCAACATCTGCTATGAGGACGCGTTCGGTGAGGAGATCATCCGCGCCCTGCCGCAGGCCACGCTGCTGGTGAACGTCACCAACGATGCATGGTACGGCCATTCGCATGCAGCGGAACAGCATAACCAGATCGCGCAGATGCGCGCGCTGGAAAGCGGTCGCATGCTACTGCGCGCCACCAATACCGGTGTCACATCCATCATCGGTGCAGACGGCAGGGTATTGCAACAACTGCCGCAACATCGGGAAGGCGTGCTGCTTGGCGCGGCGCAAGGCTATCAGGGCATGACGCCATACGTGCGCTGGGGAAATGTTGCCGTGATGCTGCTGATCGCGCTGATGCTGGCCTATGCCTGGGTGCGCCGCAAAGCATTCCCTCTCCCGCTTGCGGGAGAGGGCAATACAGCCCCTCCCCCCTCGCGGGGGGAGGGGTAG
- a CDS encoding rRNA pseudouridine synthase — translation MEKVRLSKRMSELGLCSRREADVYIEKGWVEVDGETVSELGSKVYPHQQVTLRTAAQHTQQQRVTILINKPIGYVSGQAEHNYKPASVLFEAANHWKEDGSPLRFHRSQLIGLAPAGRLDIDSQGLLVLTQDGRVAKRLIGEDSPVDKEYLVRVQGKLDDSGLALLNHGLKLDGAYLKPAKVTWQNEDQLRFVLHEGKKRQIRRMCELVGLKVSGLKRIRIGKVKLGNLPLGQWRYLGENEQF, via the coding sequence ATGGAAAAAGTCCGCCTGTCCAAACGCATGTCCGAACTCGGACTGTGCTCGCGCCGCGAAGCCGACGTCTATATCGAGAAAGGCTGGGTGGAAGTCGATGGCGAAACGGTCAGCGAACTGGGCAGCAAGGTCTACCCGCACCAGCAAGTGACGTTGCGCACCGCCGCGCAGCATACCCAGCAACAGCGCGTGACCATACTGATCAACAAGCCCATCGGTTACGTATCGGGACAGGCTGAGCACAACTACAAACCTGCCAGCGTACTGTTCGAGGCGGCGAACCACTGGAAGGAAGATGGCTCACCGCTACGCTTCCATCGCAGCCAACTCATCGGCCTCGCCCCGGCGGGCCGGCTGGACATCGATTCGCAAGGCCTGCTGGTACTCACCCAGGATGGCCGTGTCGCCAAACGGCTGATCGGCGAGGACTCTCCCGTGGACAAGGAATACCTGGTACGCGTGCAGGGCAAGCTGGATGACAGCGGGCTGGCCCTGCTCAACCACGGGCTGAAACTGGATGGCGCTTACCTGAAACCCGCCAAGGTGACCTGGCAGAATGAAGACCAGCTACGTTTCGTGCTGCACGAAGGAAAGAAGCGCCAGATACGCCGCATGTGCGAACTGGTCGGGCTGAAAGTGAGCGGCCTGAAACGCATCCGCATCGGCAAGGTAAAACTGGGCAATCTTCCGCTCGGACAGTGGCGCTATCTGGGAGAGAACGAGCAGTTCTGA
- a CDS encoding PhoH family protein, producing the protein MNEPAQPLQFALDPVDNQRLAHLCGPFDENLRQIENALEVGIARRGEHFSVQGAQAELARKVLQDFYRDARNDITLERLQLGLIEAMKWHAEAPPSGDFVPLLMTRKAEIRGRTPRQNAYLQAIQEHDITFGVGPAGTGKTYLAVACAVDALQRETVRRLVLVRPAVEAGEKLGFLPGDLAQKVDPYLRPLYDALYDLMGMEKVSRAFERGVIEIAPLAYMRGRTLNHSFIILDEAQNTTPEQMKMFLTRIGFGSKAVITGDVTQIDLVRGQKSGLVEARDVLKEVRGIVFSDFMAEDVVRHPLVQKIVTAYEHHDRKKNT; encoded by the coding sequence GTGAACGAGCCCGCACAGCCTTTGCAGTTTGCCTTGGATCCGGTGGATAACCAGCGGCTGGCCCACCTGTGCGGCCCGTTCGACGAGAACCTGCGTCAGATCGAGAACGCGCTGGAAGTTGGCATCGCGCGGCGCGGTGAACATTTCAGCGTGCAGGGCGCGCAGGCTGAACTGGCACGCAAGGTATTGCAGGATTTTTACCGCGACGCCAGAAACGACATCACGCTGGAACGTCTGCAGCTCGGCCTGATCGAGGCGATGAAGTGGCATGCCGAGGCGCCGCCATCCGGCGATTTCGTGCCGCTGCTGATGACGCGCAAAGCAGAGATCAGGGGGCGCACCCCGCGCCAGAATGCTTATCTGCAGGCGATCCAGGAACATGACATCACATTTGGCGTCGGCCCTGCGGGAACCGGCAAGACCTATCTGGCCGTGGCCTGTGCAGTGGATGCGTTGCAGCGCGAAACGGTGCGTCGTCTGGTGCTGGTGCGGCCGGCCGTGGAAGCCGGCGAAAAACTGGGGTTCCTGCCGGGTGATCTGGCGCAGAAGGTCGATCCTTATCTGCGTCCTTTGTATGATGCGCTGTACGATCTGATGGGAATGGAAAAAGTCAGTCGCGCATTCGAGCGCGGCGTGATCGAGATTGCGCCGCTGGCCTATATGCGCGGGCGCACGCTGAACCACTCCTTCATCATTCTCGACGAGGCGCAGAACACCACGCCCGAGCAGATGAAGATGTTCCTGACCCGCATCGGTTTCGGCAGCAAGGCGGTGATCACCGGCGATGTCACCCAGATCGACCTGGTGCGCGGGCAAAAGAGCGGACTGGTTGAGGCGCGCGATGTGCTGAAAGAGGTGCGCGGCATCGTGTTCAGCGATTTCATGGCCGAGGATGTGGTGCGCCATCCGCTGGTGCAGAAGATTGTTACCGCCTATGAGCATCATGACCGGAAAAAGAACACATAA
- the glyQ gene encoding glycine--tRNA ligase subunit alpha, with amino-acid sequence MGKPSFQQIILTLQNYWDKQGCALLQPYDMEVGAGTSHTATFLRALGPEPWKAAYVQPSRRPKDGRYGDNPNRLQHYYQFQVVLKPAPANIIDLYLGSLEALGFDLKQNDIRFVEDDWENPTLGAWGLGWEVWLNGMEVTQFTYFQQVGGIDCKPITGEITYGLERLAMYLQSVENVFDLTWTPGVSYRDVYHQNEVEQSTYNFEHSDVEFLLGAFGSHEKQAKHLMEQQLALPAYEQVLKAAHTFNLLDARGAISVTERAAYIGRIRNLARSVAQSYLDSRARLGFPMAPKAWADEVLAKLQKEAA; translated from the coding sequence CTGGGCAAGCCCAGCTTTCAGCAAATCATCCTGACGCTACAGAATTACTGGGACAAACAGGGCTGCGCACTGCTGCAACCTTACGACATGGAGGTCGGCGCGGGCACGTCGCATACCGCCACGTTTTTGCGCGCACTGGGCCCGGAGCCGTGGAAGGCGGCTTACGTGCAGCCTTCGCGCCGCCCCAAGGATGGACGCTATGGCGATAACCCGAACCGGCTGCAGCATTACTACCAGTTCCAGGTGGTGTTGAAACCGGCGCCGGCCAACATCATCGATCTGTATCTCGGCTCGCTGGAGGCGCTCGGGTTCGACCTCAAGCAGAACGATATCCGCTTCGTCGAGGACGACTGGGAGAACCCGACGCTGGGTGCGTGGGGGCTGGGCTGGGAAGTCTGGCTGAACGGCATGGAAGTGACGCAGTTCACTTATTTCCAGCAGGTCGGCGGCATCGACTGCAAGCCGATCACCGGCGAGATCACATACGGACTGGAGCGGTTGGCGATGTACCTGCAGAGCGTGGAGAACGTGTTCGACCTGACCTGGACGCCGGGCGTCAGCTATCGTGACGTGTATCACCAGAACGAAGTGGAGCAATCCACTTATAACTTCGAGCATAGCGATGTGGAATTCCTGCTCGGCGCGTTCGGCAGCCACGAGAAACAGGCGAAGCATCTGATGGAACAGCAGCTGGCACTGCCTGCTTACGAGCAGGTGCTGAAAGCGGCACATACGTTCAACCTGCTGGACGCTCGCGGCGCGATCTCCGTCACCGAACGCGCCGCCTACATCGGCCGCATCCGCAACCTTGCGCGCAGCGTCGCGCAGAGTTACCTCGACAGCCGCGCCCGTCTCGGCTTCCCGATGGCGCCGAAAGCATGGGCCGATGAAGTGCTGGCCAAGTTGCAGAAGGAGGCCGCATAG
- a CDS encoding CBS domain-containing protein, whose protein sequence is MDDSESSKPTLLERLSTLLLREPEDREQLIELLHSAYERNLLDAEALSMMEGVMQVSERQVREIMIPRAQMDVIDISESPEKFIPFVIETAHSRFPVVDGDKDNIIGILLAKDLLRYYAGEEFDVRDMLRPAVFVPEAKRLNVLLRDFRSNRNHIALVVDEYGGVSGMVTIEDVLEQIVGDIEDEYDFDEDEDNIIPDGAGMYRVKADTEIVDFNEVLGTEFSDEEYDTVGGLVLKAAGQLPRHGAHIQIGDMTFTVLRADSRRLYSLLVERKKTEPAA, encoded by the coding sequence ATGGACGATTCAGAGAGTAGCAAGCCCACCCTGTTGGAGCGTCTTTCCACGTTGCTGCTTCGCGAGCCCGAAGACCGCGAACAGCTTATCGAACTGCTGCATTCGGCCTATGAGCGCAACCTGCTGGACGCGGAGGCGTTGTCGATGATGGAAGGCGTGATGCAGGTCTCCGAGCGCCAGGTGCGCGAGATCATGATCCCGCGCGCGCAAATGGATGTCATCGACATCAGCGAGTCGCCGGAAAAATTCATTCCTTTCGTTATCGAAACCGCACACTCGCGTTTTCCGGTAGTGGACGGCGACAAGGACAACATCATCGGCATCCTGCTGGCGAAAGACCTGTTGCGCTATTACGCGGGAGAGGAATTCGATGTGCGCGACATGTTGCGGCCTGCGGTATTCGTGCCGGAAGCGAAGCGTCTCAACGTGCTGTTGCGCGACTTTCGCAGCAACCGCAATCACATCGCGCTGGTCGTGGATGAATACGGCGGCGTGTCCGGCATGGTGACGATAGAGGACGTGCTGGAGCAGATCGTCGGCGATATCGAGGATGAATACGACTTCGACGAGGATGAGGACAATATCATTCCGGACGGCGCGGGCATGTATCGCGTCAAGGCCGACACCGAGATAGTGGATTTCAATGAAGTACTCGGAACGGAATTCAGCGACGAAGAATATGACACGGTGGGTGGACTGGTGCTGAAAGCCGCCGGGCAACTGCCCAGGCATGGCGCACATATCCAGATCGGGGACATGACGTTCACCGTGTTGCGCGCGGATAGCCGCAGGCTGTATTCGCTGCTGGTGGAACGCAAAAAGACCGAGCCTGCCGCTTAG
- the miaB gene encoding tRNA (N6-isopentenyl adenosine(37)-C2)-methylthiotransferase MiaB yields MSKKLYIKTYGCQMNEYDSDKMADVLRACEGMVLTDRPEEADVILFNTCSIREKAEDKVFSDLGRVRPLKLSNPDLLIGVGGCVASQEGEVIVQRAPYVDVVFGPQTLHRLPQLFRARRDTGRAQVDISFPEIEKFDHLPSPQTSSGAAFVSIMEGCSKYCTFCVVPYTRGEEVSRPLESVMRDVRELVAQGVKEVTLLGQNVNAYRGETEDGDTVDFAFLLQAISALDGVERLRYTTSHPREMTQRLIDAYADTPKLVSHLHLPVQSGSDRILAAMKRGYTALEYKSIVRRLRAVRPDICISSDFIVGFPGETEQDFDATMQLIDDVGFDVSFSFVYSPRPGTPAAELPDETPAEVKSARLARLQTRIDELERQVNQSMLGTLQRVLVEGVSKKNVQELAARTDNNRIVNFRGSPGMIGRFVDVRIVEVVRHTLRGELLREAQ; encoded by the coding sequence GTGTCTAAAAAGCTCTATATCAAAACCTATGGCTGCCAGATGAACGAGTACGACTCGGACAAAATGGCAGATGTGTTGCGCGCCTGCGAGGGAATGGTGCTGACCGACCGGCCTGAAGAGGCCGACGTGATCCTGTTCAATACCTGTTCGATCCGTGAAAAAGCCGAGGACAAGGTGTTTTCCGACCTGGGGCGCGTGCGCCCGCTCAAGTTGTCCAATCCTGATCTGCTGATCGGGGTGGGCGGATGTGTGGCCAGTCAGGAAGGCGAGGTGATCGTGCAACGAGCGCCTTATGTGGATGTGGTGTTCGGCCCGCAGACCTTGCATCGTTTGCCGCAATTGTTCCGTGCGCGGCGCGACACAGGCCGTGCTCAGGTGGACATCAGCTTTCCGGAAATCGAAAAATTCGATCATTTGCCATCCCCGCAAACGTCATCCGGCGCAGCTTTCGTTTCCATCATGGAGGGGTGCAGCAAGTATTGCACGTTCTGTGTGGTGCCTTATACGCGTGGCGAGGAAGTGTCGCGCCCGCTGGAAAGTGTGATGCGCGATGTGCGGGAGCTGGTTGCGCAGGGGGTGAAGGAGGTCACGCTGCTCGGGCAGAATGTGAATGCCTACCGTGGCGAGACTGAGGATGGTGACACGGTGGATTTCGCCTTTCTGCTGCAAGCCATCTCAGCGCTGGATGGCGTCGAGCGGTTGCGTTATACCACTTCGCATCCCAGGGAAATGACGCAACGCCTGATCGATGCATATGCGGACACCCCCAAGCTGGTCAGCCATCTGCACCTGCCGGTACAGTCCGGTTCCGACCGCATTCTCGCGGCGATGAAGCGCGGGTACACAGCACTGGAATACAAATCCATCGTGCGCCGGCTGCGCGCAGTACGCCCGGATATCTGCATCTCATCGGATTTTATCGTCGGTTTCCCCGGCGAGACCGAGCAGGATTTCGATGCGACGATGCAACTGATCGACGATGTCGGTTTCGACGTCAGTTTCAGCTTCGTCTACAGCCCGCGCCCCGGCACCCCGGCGGCCGAATTGCCGGACGAAACCCCTGCGGAAGTGAAATCGGCGCGGCTGGCGCGCCTGCAGACGCGCATCGACGAACTGGAGCGCCAGGTTAATCAGTCCATGCTTGGCACGCTACAGCGCGTACTGGTCGAGGGTGTGTCGAAGAAAAACGTGCAGGAACTGGCTGCGCGTACCGACAATAACCGCATCGTGAATTTTCGCGGCTCGCCGGGCATGATCGGACGCTTCGTCGACGTGCGGATCGTCGAGGTGGTGCGACACACGCTGCGTGGCGAGCTGCTTCGGGAGGCACAGTGA
- a CDS encoding pyruvate, phosphate dikinase, which produces MKNGNQFVYAFEKGDGKNKMLLGGKGANLCEMTQIGLNVPPGFTITTEACLSYLDAGRTLPNGLMDAVREQMGALEKKTGQGFGDAHNPLLVSVRSGSAMSMPGMMDTILNLGMNKDTLQGEIEQTGDERFAYDAYRRFIQLFGKVALGIPDVLFDEPFEAIKKREGAKEDVALSAENLKEVTEIFLEVVKSHTGRGFPDDPYEQLELAIKAVFNSWSGKRAVDYRREFNITPDMANGTAVNVCTMVFGNRGNDSATGVAFTRNPATGENLLYGEYLVNAQGEDVVAGIRTPKPIAQMAEEMPDLHRQLEELRNKLERHYSEVQDFEFTIEKGVLYCLQTRNGKMNTQAMVRTSVEMVEEGLISKERALLRINPESLEQMLFPRLDPRANVQPLANGLPASPGAAFGHVVFDADRAESQGKTGKRVILLREETKPEDIHGFFASQAILTSRGGKTSHAAVVARGMGKPCVAGAEGIEVDVQARRAYIGDVVVKEGDILTIDGTSGNVYLGEVPTVEAEFTDQLVTLLSWADAEARLKVMANADIPEDARRALKYGAMGIGLCRTERMFNASDRLPIVLEMIVSETVEQRQAALDKLLPIQRKDFIELFKTMSPNSVTVRLLDPPIHEFLPSEQQLLSDLEQLRHLRNSMRGAEILADTISLLYPGGVPEGGLPQVHIVADSSLVDEAIEKKEAILRKVRALFEVNPMLGHRGVRLGITFPEIYAMQIRAVLEAACQCQKDGVEVHPEIMVPQVCTAQELKSVRANVESIRKQVEQETGIAPIFKFGTMIEVVRACMRAGTLAEEVEFFSFGTNDLTQATFSFSREDAENKFLPMYNEVGILQDNPFEVLDSHGVGKLMELAVGWGREVKPGLKVGICGEHGGHPASIRFCHQVGLSYVSCSGPRVPIARLAAAHAKLLEGK; this is translated from the coding sequence ATGAAGAACGGTAATCAATTTGTCTATGCCTTCGAGAAGGGCGACGGAAAAAATAAAATGCTGTTGGGCGGCAAAGGCGCAAACCTGTGTGAGATGACGCAGATCGGTCTGAACGTTCCGCCGGGTTTCACGATCACGACCGAAGCATGCCTGTCTTATCTGGATGCAGGGCGAACCCTGCCGAACGGTCTGATGGATGCAGTCAGGGAGCAGATGGGGGCGCTGGAGAAGAAAACCGGCCAGGGGTTCGGCGATGCGCATAATCCGCTGCTGGTGTCGGTACGTTCCGGTTCCGCCATGTCCATGCCGGGTATGATGGACACCATCCTGAACCTGGGTATGAACAAAGATACGCTGCAAGGCGAAATCGAGCAGACCGGTGACGAGCGCTTTGCTTATGATGCATACCGCCGTTTCATCCAGTTGTTCGGAAAGGTTGCGCTGGGCATCCCCGATGTCCTGTTTGACGAGCCTTTCGAGGCGATCAAGAAGCGCGAAGGCGCCAAGGAGGATGTTGCGCTCTCGGCAGAGAATCTGAAAGAAGTGACGGAAATCTTCCTGGAGGTGGTCAAATCCCATACCGGTCGGGGTTTCCCGGACGACCCTTATGAGCAGCTCGAGTTGGCGATCAAGGCCGTGTTCAATTCGTGGTCGGGCAAGCGCGCTGTCGATTACCGCCGTGAGTTCAATATCACTCCTGACATGGCCAACGGCACGGCGGTCAACGTTTGCACCATGGTGTTCGGCAATCGCGGCAATGATTCGGCCACCGGTGTCGCATTTACCCGTAATCCAGCTACCGGCGAGAACCTGCTTTATGGTGAATATCTGGTCAACGCGCAGGGCGAGGACGTGGTGGCAGGCATACGCACACCCAAACCGATCGCGCAGATGGCGGAAGAGATGCCCGATCTCCATCGCCAACTGGAAGAGCTCCGCAACAAACTGGAGCGTCATTATTCCGAGGTGCAGGATTTCGAGTTCACCATCGAGAAGGGCGTGCTTTATTGCCTGCAGACGCGCAATGGCAAGATGAACACGCAGGCGATGGTGCGTACCTCGGTCGAGATGGTCGAGGAAGGTCTGATCTCCAAGGAACGCGCATTGCTGCGCATCAATCCGGAATCGCTGGAGCAGATGCTGTTCCCGCGCCTTGATCCCAGAGCGAATGTGCAGCCGCTGGCCAATGGTTTGCCCGCCAGTCCGGGCGCCGCTTTCGGCCATGTCGTGTTCGATGCGGACCGTGCCGAATCGCAGGGCAAGACCGGCAAGCGAGTCATCCTGCTGCGCGAGGAAACCAAGCCGGAGGACATCCATGGATTCTTCGCCTCGCAAGCCATCCTGACCAGCCGTGGCGGCAAGACCAGCCATGCTGCGGTGGTCGCGCGCGGCATGGGAAAACCCTGTGTCGCCGGCGCGGAAGGGATCGAAGTGGATGTGCAAGCGCGTCGCGCTTACATCGGCGATGTTGTCGTCAAGGAAGGCGATATCCTTACCATTGACGGCACATCGGGCAATGTCTATCTCGGCGAAGTACCTACCGTGGAGGCCGAATTCACCGACCAGCTCGTCACCCTGCTTTCCTGGGCGGATGCGGAGGCGCGCCTGAAGGTCATGGCCAATGCGGATATTCCAGAAGATGCGAGACGCGCCCTGAAATATGGCGCGATGGGCATCGGACTGTGTCGTACGGAACGCATGTTCAATGCCTCTGACCGCCTGCCTATCGTGCTGGAGATGATTGTTTCCGAAACGGTCGAGCAGCGTCAGGCTGCGCTGGACAAACTGTTGCCGATCCAGCGCAAGGACTTTATCGAGCTGTTCAAGACGATGTCGCCGAATTCCGTGACGGTGCGCCTGCTTGATCCGCCGATCCACGAGTTTCTGCCGTCCGAACAGCAATTGCTCTCGGATCTGGAGCAGCTTCGTCATTTGCGCAATTCCATGCGCGGCGCGGAGATTCTGGCGGATACCATCAGTTTGCTCTATCCGGGGGGCGTTCCGGAAGGCGGCTTGCCTCAAGTACATATAGTCGCCGATTCGTCGTTGGTCGATGAAGCGATCGAGAAGAAAGAGGCGATCCTCAGGAAGGTGCGCGCCCTGTTCGAGGTGAACCCGATGCTGGGGCATCGCGGCGTGCGCCTCGGCATTACTTTCCCAGAGATTTACGCGATGCAGATACGTGCGGTGTTGGAGGCGGCCTGCCAGTGCCAGAAGGATGGTGTCGAGGTGCATCCCGAGATCATGGTGCCGCAAGTGTGTACTGCGCAGGAGCTCAAGTCGGTGCGCGCCAATGTGGAGAGCATCCGCAAGCAGGTCGAGCAGGAAACCGGCATCGCGCCGATCTTCAAGTTCGGGACGATGATAGAGGTTGTGCGCGCTTGCATGCGAGCGGGTACGCTGGCCGAAGAGGTCGAATTCTTCAGCTTCGGCACCAACGATCTGACGCAGGCCACGTTCTCGTTCTCGCGCGAAGATGCGGAGAACAAATTCCTGCCCATGTACAACGAGGTCGGTATTTTGCAGGACAATCCGTTCGAAGTGCTCGACTCGCACGGTGTCGGTAAATTGATGGAGTTGGCCGTGGGGTGGGGGCGTGAAGTGAAGCCCGGTCTGAAGGTTGGCATTTGCGGCGAACACGGCGGTCATCCCGCTTCGATCCGTTTTTGCCACCAGGTTGGACTCAGCTATGTTTCATGTTCCGGGCCACGTGTGCCGATCGCCCGTTTGGCGGCTGCACATGCCAAGTTGCTGGAGGGTAAATAG
- the ybeY gene encoding rRNA maturation RNase YbeY, whose amino-acid sequence MTGKRTHKLSLSVQYASDARQLPTRAQWRRWISAALQRDARMTLRIVDEAEGRELNRAYRGKDYATNVLTFVYDDGDVLTGDVAICAPVVEREAAGQNKELLAHYAHLAIHAALHLQGYEHDEDSEAAAMEAMETALMLKLRYPDPYQVN is encoded by the coding sequence ATGACCGGAAAAAGAACACATAAACTTTCCCTGTCCGTGCAATATGCAAGCGATGCGCGGCAATTGCCGACGCGCGCGCAATGGCGCCGCTGGATATCGGCCGCCTTGCAGCGCGATGCACGCATGACGCTGCGCATCGTCGACGAGGCGGAGGGGCGGGAATTGAACAGGGCTTATCGCGGCAAGGATTACGCGACCAACGTGCTGACCTTCGTGTACGACGATGGAGACGTGTTAACCGGCGATGTGGCGATCTGCGCACCGGTGGTGGAGAGGGAGGCCGCCGGGCAGAACAAGGAGTTGCTTGCGCATTATGCGCATCTGGCCATTCACGCTGCGCTGCACCTGCAGGGGTACGAACATGATGAAGACAGCGAAGCCGCCGCAATGGAGGCCATGGAAACCGCACTGATGCTAAAATTGCGCTACCCCGATCCTTACCAGGTGAATTAA
- a CDS encoding GIY-YIG nuclease family protein translates to MPGCAAKHSLSRLRERAIQPLPPRGGRGRGEGGVNWFCYLLRCADDTLYCGITNNLDRRIVAHNAGTASKYTRARLPVAMVYAEACPDKSGALKRERVIKGMPRVAKLRLIDLTGRDEKR, encoded by the coding sequence ATGCCTGGGTGCGCCGCAAAGCATTCCCTCTCCCGCTTGCGGGAGAGGGCAATACAGCCCCTCCCCCCTCGCGGGGGGAGGGGTAGGGGAGAGGGGGGGGTGAACTGGTTCTGTTACCTGTTGCGCTGCGCCGACGACACCCTGTACTGCGGCATCACCAACAACCTCGACAGGCGCATCGTTGCGCACAATGCCGGAACGGCATCGAAATATACGCGCGCAAGATTGCCGGTGGCGATGGTGTACGCCGAGGCGTGTCCCGACAAGTCTGGCGCACTGAAGCGTGAAAGGGTAATCAAGGGGATGCCGCGCGTTGCCAAGCTGAGACTTATCGACCTAACGGGAAGAGACGAAAAACGGTAA